The following coding sequences lie in one Lolium perenne isolate Kyuss_39 chromosome 2, Kyuss_2.0, whole genome shotgun sequence genomic window:
- the LOC139835958 gene encoding probable L-ascorbate peroxidase 3, peroxisomal, whose translation MSSAASPVVVAEYIAEIEKARRDLRALIASKSCAPIMLRLAWHDAGTYDKATNTGGPNGSIRLPEELRHAANAGLNIAVDLLEPIKQKHPKISYADLYQLAGVVAVEVTGGPTIDFIPGRKDSSVCPEEGRLPDAKQGDVFYRMGLTDKDIVALSGGHTLGKARRDRSGFEGAWTKEPLKFDNSYFIELLKGDSDGLLKLPTDKVLVDHPAFRPYVEKYAKDEEAFFRDYAESHKKLSELGFTPSRATLLAWKSRDKAKRVVTTTTALFAVAVAVIACAYICETKKKLG comes from the exons ATGTCGTCGGCTGCAAGCCCGGTGGTGGTCGCGGAGTACATCGCCGAGATCGAGAAGGCgcggcgggacctccgcgcgctcATCGCCAGCAAGAGCTGCGCACCCATCATGCTCCGCCTCGC ATGGCACGATGCCGGCACCTACGACAAGGCCACCAACACCGGAGGCCCCAACGGCTCCATCAGGCTCCCGGAGGAGCTCCGCCACGCGGCCAATGCAGGGCTCAATATCGCCGTCGACCTTCTAG AACCAATCAAGCAGAAGCACCCCAAGATCTCGTACGCCGACCTGTACCAGCTCGCCGGGGTTGTTGCCGTAGAGGTCACCGGTGGACCAACAATAGATTTCATTCCTGGCAGGAAG GATTCTTCAGTTTGCCCTGAGGAAGGACGCCTGCCAGATGCTAAGCAAG GTGATGTGTTCTACCGAATGGGATTGACTGACAAGGACATAGTAGCACTCTCGGGTGGACATACTCTG GGGAAAGCCCGGCGTGACAGGTCGGGATTCGAAGGTGCTTGGACAAAGGAACCTCTCAAGTTTGACAACTCCTATTTTAT TGAGCTTCTGAAAGGGGACTCCGATGGCCTCCTGAAGCTGCCAACAGACAAGGTTCTAGTGGACCATCCAGCTTTCCGTCCATACGTCGAGAAATATGCAAAG GATGAGGAGGCGTTCTTCAGGGACTACGCGGAGTCGCACAAGAAGCTCTCCGAGCTCGGGTTCACGCCTTCCCGTGCTACCCTATTGGCGTGGAAGTCCAGAGACAAGGCCAAGAGGGTGGTGACGACAACTACGGCTCTCTTCGCAGTTGCTGTTGCTGTCATCGCCTGCGCTTACATCTGCGAAACCAAGAAGAAGCTTGGTTAA